The proteins below are encoded in one region of Eubacterium sp. 1001713B170207_170306_E7:
- a CDS encoding ASKHA domain-containing protein, with product MNAFSKKIYLELPAPGPGDITADRERLLRGLEAVFSPLALSYKTYKKYAAVCREANFRITCTLVYAGTQWELMRIEAGDTTSENYGLAVDLGSTTVIMQSIDLNTGQILAEKSRFNEQIAYGDEILSRIFYTKGRPDHLDTLQASTVHTLCALLDDLSAQTGIASEAYSIMMVSGNTTMTHLFLGIDPWPIFELPFTPMFNHTGFIPAEDLGLPTGGLVYCMPSAANYLGGDIISGLLAARLDEQKKPSLFIDIGTNGEMVLGDESFLIAGAGAAGPALEGGISKSGMKAGPGAIDHVSIADGVLSFTTVGNAPPKGICGSGIVDLLSEMLLNGWIDFSGKLNPDATGRIVTTDDGCALRYADADKTADGEPLFFNQTDITQYLDTKAAANTMVAYLLEAAGIGPGDIDRVFIAGAFCAHINLEAAVNIGLYPDLPPERFTVLGNSSLTGARTLLLDYTLLETVHTFQQSIHYLEFGAASDFLTRMFAARFLPHTDLSLYPSVRLRLKEHGVLR from the coding sequence TTGAACGCTTTCAGCAAAAAAATCTATCTGGAGCTGCCCGCACCCGGCCCAGGGGACATCACCGCCGACCGTGAGCGGCTCCTGCGGGGCCTTGAGGCTGTCTTTTCACCGCTGGCGCTTTCCTATAAAACCTATAAAAAATACGCGGCGGTCTGCCGCGAAGCCAATTTCAGGATCACCTGCACCCTGGTTTACGCCGGTACACAGTGGGAGCTTATGCGCATTGAGGCGGGCGACACAACCTCTGAAAACTACGGGCTGGCCGTGGATCTTGGCAGCACGACGGTTATCATGCAGTCCATCGACTTAAACACCGGACAGATCCTGGCAGAGAAAAGCCGCTTTAACGAACAGATTGCCTACGGCGATGAGATTCTAAGCCGCATCTTTTATACAAAGGGCCGGCCAGACCATCTGGATACCCTTCAGGCAAGCACGGTTCATACCCTCTGCGCCCTTCTCGATGACCTCTCAGCCCAAACCGGCATTGCGTCCGAGGCCTACAGCATCATGATGGTATCCGGCAATACCACCATGACCCATCTTTTCCTCGGCATTGATCCCTGGCCGATTTTTGAGCTTCCCTTTACGCCAATGTTTAACCACACGGGCTTTATCCCCGCTGAGGATCTGGGCCTGCCCACCGGCGGATTGGTTTACTGCATGCCCTCGGCGGCCAACTACCTGGGCGGCGACATCATTAGCGGACTGCTGGCAGCCCGGCTCGACGAGCAGAAAAAGCCCTCGCTCTTTATCGACATCGGCACCAACGGCGAGATGGTGCTGGGCGATGAAAGCTTCCTGATCGCCGGGGCTGGCGCGGCCGGGCCGGCCCTGGAGGGCGGTATCAGCAAAAGCGGCATGAAGGCCGGGCCGGGCGCCATTGACCATGTGTCCATTGCAGACGGCGTTCTGTCTTTTACCACGGTCGGCAATGCGCCGCCTAAGGGCATCTGCGGCTCCGGCATTGTGGATCTGCTGTCGGAAATGCTGCTGAACGGCTGGATTGATTTCTCCGGAAAGCTAAACCCGGATGCCACCGGCCGTATCGTCACCACCGATGACGGCTGTGCCCTGCGCTACGCGGACGCGGATAAAACAGCTGACGGCGAGCCCCTCTTTTTTAACCAGACCGACATCACCCAGTATCTGGATACCAAGGCGGCCGCCAACACCATGGTGGCCTATCTTCTGGAGGCTGCGGGCATCGGCCCGGGAGACATTGACCGGGTCTTTATCGCCGGGGCTTTCTGCGCCCATATCAACCTGGAGGCCGCGGTTAATATTGGCCTTTATCCTGACCTGCCGCCCGAGCGCTTTACCGTTCTGGGCAACAGCTCGCTGACCGGCGCCCGGACACTGCTGCTGGACTATACGCTGCTGGAGACCGTCCACACCTTTCAGCAGAGCATCCACTATCTGGAATTTGGCGCGGCATCGGACTTTCTGACCCGTATGTTCGCCGCGCGCTTTCTGCCCCATACCGACCTGAGCCTTTATCCTTCGGTGCGTCTTCGTTTGAAAGAACACGGCGTCCTGCGCTGA
- a CDS encoding GTP-binding protein codes for MDKKRPDIILFTGFLGSGKTTMLLKTIELLAAENKKCAIIVNEIGEVGIDNRQMRKLGYDVLDLFGGCVCCTLKVTLEATINHLLEQYDGIDYILFEPSGMADPASMYPSMENCGYTPEDIRNVFIFDPLRVDLYRVRLNSLLKSSLGLARAVVINKIDEAPKDAVREAEGMIRGLEDRLPVFKMDVSSGLTPAFKTYLVR; via the coding sequence ATGGATAAAAAAAGACCGGACATCATCCTGTTTACAGGGTTTTTAGGCTCCGGCAAAACGACCATGCTGCTCAAAACCATCGAGCTGCTGGCCGCTGAAAATAAAAAGTGCGCCATCATCGTCAATGAGATTGGCGAGGTGGGCATCGACAACCGGCAGATGCGCAAGCTGGGCTATGATGTGCTGGACCTGTTCGGGGGCTGTGTGTGCTGCACGCTGAAGGTGACCCTGGAGGCCACCATCAACCATCTTCTGGAGCAATATGACGGCATCGACTATATTCTGTTTGAGCCCTCGGGCATGGCCGATCCGGCCTCGATGTACCCGTCCATGGAAAACTGCGGCTATACCCCCGAGGATATCCGCAATGTGTTTATCTTTGATCCGCTGCGGGTAGACCTGTACCGGGTACGGCTGAACAGCCTGCTGAAAAGCTCTCTGGGCCTGGCCCGGGCAGTGGTGATCAACAAAATCGACGAAGCCCCCAAAGACGCGGTGCGCGAGGCGGAGGGCATGATCCGGGGCCTGGAGGACAGGCTGCCGGTCTTTAAGATGGATGTCAGCAGCGGGCTGACACCGGCATTCAAGACATACTTAGTCCGTTAG
- a CDS encoding corrinoid protein, giving the protein MAILEDIQNCVLDGELDEIKGLVQKAVDEGIDPTVIINDGLIGGMNIVAPLFKSGEMFVPEVMESADTMNEGMQVVKPLITDADMPTKGKVIIGTVNGDLHDIGKNLVVLMMESRGYTVVDLGVDVKEDQFVAAIKEHKPDIVGMSSLLTTTMMKIDDTIKVINDAGIRGDVKIIVGGAPISQEFANDVGADGYSEDASTAVELCDRMMAM; this is encoded by the coding sequence ATGGCAATCTTAGAAGATATTCAAAACTGTGTGTTAGACGGCGAACTGGATGAGATCAAGGGCCTGGTACAGAAGGCAGTGGACGAGGGCATCGACCCCACCGTCATTATCAACGACGGCCTCATCGGCGGTATGAACATTGTGGCCCCGCTGTTTAAAAGCGGCGAGATGTTTGTGCCGGAAGTCATGGAATCCGCAGATACCATGAACGAGGGCATGCAGGTGGTTAAGCCCTTAATCACCGACGCCGATATGCCCACCAAGGGCAAGGTCATCATCGGCACGGTCAACGGCGACCTGCACGACATCGGTAAAAACCTGGTCGTTCTGATGATGGAAAGCCGCGGCTACACCGTGGTCGACCTGGGCGTGGACGTGAAGGAGGACCAGTTTGTGGCCGCCATCAAGGAACACAAACCAGACATTGTGGGCATGTCCTCACTGCTGACCACCACCATGATGAAAATTGACGATACCATCAAGGTCATCAACGACGCTGGCATCCGGGGCGATGTGAAAATCATCGTCGGCGGCGCGCCCATCTCACAGGAATTTGCCAATGATGTGGGAGCGGACGGCTACTCTGAAGACGCCTCCACCGCGGTTGAGCTCTGTGACCGCATGATGGCCATGTAG
- a CDS encoding diguanylate cyclase has translation MKKIEEKAIAFAKSVWEDYLINRDLLKLTKVFDDNASYIGTGDGEICYSLEQVHAALLGEEEEWNGHFTIDDQWYEARIMSDTLVVVFGGFDAHEASDNPLVAAMHTRFSLILRVSGDTFKVVHLHHSVPNFEQLEGEFFPKTITEKRNEEFRHALEQKTNELRRLAQLDSLTGLLNRVSAEQEINTRLEQGVGGVLMMIDIDDFKEINDVFGHLAGDTVLKVLSDRIRQSFGGQSVMGRVGGDEFVVFAQKTDDHESIRQTAQQFCESVVQPVMDIPECRITVSIGIALAPDNGNTYSGLIRSADLALYKRKKNSKNGYVFAG, from the coding sequence ATGAAAAAGATTGAGGAAAAGGCCATTGCCTTTGCAAAATCCGTATGGGAGGATTATCTCATCAACCGCGATCTTCTGAAGCTGACAAAGGTGTTTGATGATAACGCTTCCTATATTGGAACCGGAGACGGCGAAATCTGTTATAGTCTGGAACAGGTTCACGCAGCGCTCCTGGGTGAGGAAGAGGAGTGGAACGGGCATTTTACCATCGACGACCAGTGGTATGAGGCCCGGATCATGAGCGATACCCTTGTCGTTGTTTTTGGAGGCTTTGACGCCCACGAGGCCAGTGATAACCCCCTGGTCGCAGCCATGCACACCCGCTTTTCCCTGATCCTGCGGGTCAGCGGCGATACCTTTAAGGTGGTTCATCTGCACCACTCCGTGCCCAACTTTGAGCAGCTGGAGGGCGAGTTTTTCCCTAAAACCATTACGGAAAAGCGCAACGAGGAATTCCGCCACGCCCTCGAGCAGAAAACCAACGAGCTCAGGCGGCTGGCCCAGTTAGACTCTCTAACCGGCCTTTTAAACAGAGTCAGCGCCGAGCAGGAAATCAACACCCGGCTGGAGCAGGGTGTTGGGGGCGTTCTGATGATGATCGACATCGACGATTTTAAGGAGATTAATGACGTGTTCGGCCATCTGGCAGGCGATACCGTGCTCAAGGTCCTGTCCGACCGCATCCGCCAGAGCTTTGGCGGACAGAGCGTCATGGGCCGTGTGGGCGGCGATGAGTTTGTGGTCTTTGCGCAAAAGACCGACGATCACGAAAGCATCCGCCAGACCGCGCAGCAGTTCTGTGAGAGCGTTGTACAGCCCGTCATGGATATTCCCGAATGCAGGATCACCGTCAGTATCGGCATTGCCCTGGCGCCGGACAACGGCAATACCTACAGCGGGCTGATCCGTTCGGCCGACCTGGCCTTGTATAAGCGCAAGAAAAACAGTAAGAACGGCTATGTGTTCGCCGGATAG
- a CDS encoding sigma-70 family RNA polymerase sigma factor yields MISEKEMNTFIRRALEGDKEALGTVLESVQDMVFNLSLRMMGMIEDAEDATQEIMIRVMTSLSSFKGESLFSTWVYRIAKNYLVDYRRSRFDRQPLTFDFYARDIEQGMAEQCPDPQAGVDAGLLAEELKRSCTNVMLQCLDAESRCIYVLGAMFRIDSAMGAAVFDTTPENYRQKLSRIRRQVNDFLKKYCGLSGSGMCACHKRLGYAVGQKRLNPANLEYSALEVCKKEMENMDVLAGVFESLPEYRVPENARAFIDSLVASDSMASIQKAGRI; encoded by the coding sequence ATGATTTCAGAAAAAGAGATGAACACTTTTATCCGGCGTGCCCTGGAGGGAGATAAGGAAGCCCTGGGGACCGTGCTGGAATCGGTTCAGGATATGGTTTTTAACCTGTCACTGCGGATGATGGGCATGATTGAGGACGCCGAGGACGCCACCCAGGAGATCATGATCCGGGTCATGACAAGCCTGTCATCCTTTAAGGGCGAGAGCCTTTTCTCCACCTGGGTTTACCGCATTGCCAAAAACTATCTGGTCGACTACCGCCGCTCACGGTTCGACCGTCAGCCCCTCACCTTTGATTTTTATGCCCGCGATATTGAGCAGGGGATGGCCGAGCAGTGCCCGGACCCCCAGGCCGGGGTGGACGCCGGGCTTCTGGCAGAGGAGCTGAAGCGCTCCTGTACCAATGTCATGCTGCAGTGCCTGGACGCGGAAAGCCGCTGTATCTATGTGCTGGGCGCCATGTTCAGGATCGACAGCGCCATGGGCGCAGCCGTTTTTGACACCACGCCGGAAAATTACCGGCAGAAGCTCTCCCGTATCCGCAGGCAGGTCAATGATTTCCTGAAAAAATACTGCGGCCTCAGCGGCAGCGGCATGTGCGCCTGCCATAAGCGCCTTGGCTACGCCGTAGGGCAGAAGCGCCTGAACCCGGCAAACCTGGAGTACAGCGCCCTGGAAGTCTGTAAAAAAGAAATGGAAAACATGGATGTCCTGGCCGGTGTGTTTGAAAGCCTGCCGGAGTACCGCGTGCCGGAAAATGCCCGGGCCTTTATCGACAGCCTGGTGGCTTCGGATTCGATGGCCTCAATTCAGAAAGCAGGGAGAATCTAA
- a CDS encoding corrinoid protein, which produces MDQIILEIQQGLVDGDAEYVKGKTETALAREICPEAIIKKALIPTMDKIGREFREGEIYIPDVLMSSRAMHASLYVLKPLLTRAVSQHKGTVVIGTVAGDLHDIGKNMVTWSLQGEGYEVIDLGIDVPPATFVAAIKKSKPDILAMSALLTTTIGEIRNVIREVTDEGLRNQVKIIVGGGPVTQDFADEVGANGYGKDIFGAIDVVNQILGRDSGYFGTSEV; this is translated from the coding sequence ATGGATCAGATTATTTTGGAAATACAGCAGGGCCTGGTGGACGGCGACGCAGAGTATGTGAAGGGCAAAACCGAGACAGCCCTGGCGCGTGAAATCTGCCCGGAGGCCATCATTAAGAAGGCCCTGATACCGACCATGGACAAAATCGGCCGGGAGTTCAGGGAAGGGGAGATCTACATCCCCGATGTGCTGATGTCGTCCCGGGCCATGCACGCCAGCCTGTATGTGCTCAAGCCCCTGCTCACAAGGGCGGTGAGCCAGCACAAGGGCACGGTGGTCATCGGCACCGTGGCCGGCGATCTGCACGACATCGGCAAAAACATGGTGACCTGGAGCCTCCAGGGCGAGGGCTATGAGGTCATTGACCTGGGCATTGATGTGCCGCCCGCCACCTTTGTGGCCGCCATCAAAAAATCAAAGCCGGATATTTTAGCCATGTCCGCCCTGCTGACCACCACCATCGGCGAGATCCGCAACGTGATCCGTGAGGTGACCGACGAAGGCCTGCGGAACCAGGTGAAGATCATCGTAGGCGGCGGTCCTGTGACCCAGGACTTTGCCGACGAGGTGGGCGCCAACGGCTACGGCAAGGATATTTTTGGGGCCATCGACGTGGTCAACCAGATTCTGGGCAGGGACAGCGGCTATTTTGGGACAAGTGAGGTGTGA
- a CDS encoding methyltransferase MtaB domain-containing protein has product MAKKFDKLAINHLDDFIYGTCPNPVTTKSGMVIGGGTVYPEINFTLPGMDVNDATIDKALGIYSNIIDGVLKRAAELYAPGVLVEFETVPDFTEHPQYGIDANRILINSIKEAADKYGLKAALRTTPNDLREMSRPPVMRGGKYWDTMLELYEQCAKDGSDFLSIESTGGKEINDEALVKADIRKAIFAMGVLGCRDMEYLWGNLVKLSDANGCFAAGDSACGFANTAMVLAEKGFIPHVFAAVMRVVAVPRALVAFEQGAVGPSKDCAYEGPYLKAITGSPIAMEGKSAAGAHLSPVGNIAAAVADTWSNESIQQVKLLSEMAPVVGMEQLVYDCRLMNVAKEKGQGLIMRDLLTESDAPLDVQAWVLRPDVVLKIAGELVKEQDNFLRTKLAAKLTINELRDAIKAEKVKADRRDMKWLDKMEKAVDKIPDDPEQFYAEIKPELDMDKWHPEGYGLKA; this is encoded by the coding sequence ATGGCAAAGAAATTTGATAAACTGGCAATTAATCATCTGGATGATTTTATCTACGGCACCTGCCCGAACCCTGTCACCACCAAAAGCGGCATGGTCATCGGCGGCGGCACCGTCTATCCGGAAATCAACTTCACGCTCCCTGGCATGGATGTCAATGACGCGACCATCGACAAGGCGCTGGGCATCTATTCCAACATCATCGACGGCGTGCTCAAACGGGCGGCAGAGCTCTACGCCCCGGGCGTACTCGTCGAATTTGAAACCGTGCCGGACTTTACCGAGCACCCCCAGTATGGGATCGACGCCAACCGCATCCTGATCAACAGCATCAAGGAAGCAGCAGACAAGTACGGCCTCAAGGCCGCCCTGAGAACAACCCCCAACGACCTGCGCGAAATGAGCCGTCCTCCGGTGATGCGCGGCGGAAAATACTGGGATACCATGCTGGAGCTGTACGAACAGTGTGCCAAGGACGGTTCAGACTTCCTGTCCATCGAATCGACCGGGGGCAAGGAAATCAATGACGAAGCCCTGGTAAAGGCCGATATCCGCAAGGCCATCTTCGCCATGGGCGTCCTGGGCTGCCGGGACATGGAATACCTCTGGGGCAACCTGGTTAAACTATCCGATGCCAACGGCTGCTTCGCGGCGGGCGACTCGGCCTGCGGCTTTGCCAACACCGCCATGGTGCTGGCCGAAAAAGGCTTTATCCCCCATGTGTTCGCAGCCGTCATGCGTGTCGTGGCAGTGCCGAGAGCCTTAGTCGCCTTTGAACAGGGCGCGGTCGGGCCAAGCAAGGACTGCGCTTACGAAGGGCCATACCTCAAGGCCATCACCGGCAGCCCCATCGCCATGGAAGGCAAGAGCGCGGCGGGCGCGCATTTAAGCCCGGTGGGCAACATCGCGGCAGCCGTGGCCGATACCTGGAGTAATGAATCCATCCAGCAGGTCAAGCTGTTATCCGAGATGGCGCCTGTGGTAGGGATGGAACAGCTCGTGTACGACTGCCGCCTGATGAACGTGGCCAAGGAAAAGGGCCAGGGCCTGATCATGCGCGACCTGCTCACCGAGTCCGACGCGCCGCTGGACGTGCAGGCATGGGTTTTGAGACCGGACGTTGTGCTTAAGATCGCCGGCGAGCTGGTCAAGGAGCAGGATAACTTCCTGAGAACCAAGCTGGCCGCCAAGCTGACCATTAATGAGCTGCGCGACGCCATCAAGGCCGAAAAGGTCAAGGCAGACCGCCGCGACATGAAATGGCTCGACAAGATGGAAAAAGCCGTGGACAAGATTCCAGACGATCCGGAACAGTTCTACGCCGAAATCAAACCCGAGCTGGACATGGACAAATGGCATCCTGAGGGCTATGGCTTAAAGGCTTAA
- a CDS encoding B12-binding domain-containing protein, producing the protein MEFKVVTNLMANLEDEKLMVFVEEFLALDPSREEGLCVIEACRRGTERVGTLFEAGEYFAGDLLLAGQLFREVKNRLEPVVGSGLDDLKSGAITLGPVYGDGQEDGNAIFRRLVEMAGFIVINPCYKDSLQHSTN; encoded by the coding sequence ATGGAATTTAAAGTAGTCACAAATCTGATGGCGAATCTGGAAGATGAAAAGCTCATGGTGTTTGTTGAAGAATTTTTAGCTTTAGATCCATCGAGGGAAGAAGGATTATGTGTGATTGAGGCCTGCCGGCGGGGAACGGAGCGGGTCGGAACACTTTTTGAGGCTGGGGAGTACTTCGCCGGGGATTTATTACTGGCGGGCCAGCTTTTTAGAGAAGTGAAAAACCGGCTGGAACCGGTCGTCGGCAGCGGACTGGATGATCTGAAGTCCGGCGCTATCACCCTTGGCCCTGTTTATGGAGATGGACAGGAGGACGGAAACGCGATTTTCCGGCGCCTGGTGGAGATGGCCGGGTTCATCGTCATCAACCCTTGTTACAAGGACTCCCTTCAGCATTCAACGAACTAA
- a CDS encoding methyltetrahydrofolate cobalamin methyltransferase produces MTIVGELINTSRPAVKEAVNNKDEAFIRELARKQADAGATYIDVNCGNMVKNELEIMEWLVNLVQDEVDTPLCIDSPNAKALDVGLALCKNGRPMINSISDEDERYESVLPLIQKYNAKIVVLCMDSTGMPETSADRMKVVKNLYAKLKAEGIADDDMYFDPLVKPISSVTSAGEEVLDTIRQIRQDYPDVHFMCGLSNISYGLPNRSILNRLFVVQTMTLGMDGYVLDPTNGKMMADIITSTALLGKDNYCSKYIKAHRKGKLDA; encoded by the coding sequence CTGACAATTGTTGGTGAACTCATTAACACCAGCCGCCCCGCGGTTAAGGAGGCGGTAAATAACAAAGATGAAGCGTTCATCCGGGAGCTTGCCCGAAAGCAGGCAGACGCCGGCGCGACCTATATTGACGTAAACTGCGGTAATATGGTCAAAAATGAACTGGAAATAATGGAATGGCTGGTCAACCTTGTCCAGGACGAGGTAGACACCCCCCTGTGCATTGACAGCCCCAACGCCAAGGCACTGGACGTGGGCCTGGCCCTGTGTAAGAACGGCCGCCCCATGATCAATTCCATCTCTGACGAGGACGAGCGTTACGAGTCCGTACTTCCCCTGATTCAAAAGTACAACGCCAAAATCGTCGTGCTGTGCATGGATTCCACGGGTATGCCGGAAACCTCAGCAGACCGCATGAAGGTCGTTAAGAACCTTTACGCCAAGCTCAAGGCCGAGGGCATTGCCGATGACGACATGTACTTTGACCCGCTGGTCAAACCGATCAGCAGTGTTACCAGCGCCGGGGAAGAGGTGCTTGACACCATCCGGCAGATCCGGCAGGATTACCCCGATGTACACTTCATGTGCGGTTTAAGTAACATTTCTTATGGCCTGCCGAACCGCAGTATACTGAACCGGCTGTTTGTAGTCCAGACAATGACCCTGGGGATGGATGGCTATGTGCTTGACCCCACCAACGGCAAGATGATGGCGGATATTATCACCTCCACAGCGCTTCTGGGCAAGGACAACTACTGTAGTAAGTATATTAAAGCACACCGCAAAGGCAAGCTGGACGCATAG
- a CDS encoding DUF2461 domain-containing protein has protein sequence MNDNERILDFLAQLRDNNSLEWMHGHQPEYKAARAAFVSLLSDLMEKMLPDEPGLGLVNPGSLVFRLNRDTRFSKDKSPYAPSFRAHITPQGRGMVPVGDYLFVAPGQIFLGGGVFHSKMPEITRRIREQIATGDGAFQEILDSPAFSEKLILRGEKLKNVPRGYDKAHPCGELLKHKSWYVEYPVEDALFLDRQAFLDEAVDVFRRIKPFNAFINRALEGLEMPEKRSK, from the coding sequence ATGAACGACAATGAAAGAATACTGGATTTTCTGGCACAGCTGCGGGATAACAACTCCCTGGAATGGATGCACGGCCACCAGCCCGAGTACAAGGCGGCCCGCGCCGCCTTTGTCAGCCTTCTTTCGGATTTAATGGAGAAGATGCTGCCTGACGAGCCGGGCCTGGGCCTGGTAAACCCCGGCAGCCTGGTTTTCAGGCTGAACCGGGACACCCGCTTCAGCAAGGATAAAAGCCCCTACGCGCCGTCCTTCCGGGCGCATATTACGCCGCAGGGCAGGGGCATGGTGCCCGTGGGAGACTATCTGTTTGTGGCGCCGGGCCAGATTTTTCTGGGCGGTGGTGTCTTTCATTCCAAGATGCCGGAAATCACCAGGCGCATCCGCGAACAGATCGCCACAGGGGATGGGGCCTTTCAGGAGATTTTAGACAGCCCCGCCTTCTCTGAAAAGCTGATCCTGCGGGGTGAAAAGCTGAAGAATGTGCCGCGGGGCTATGACAAAGCGCACCCCTGCGGCGAGCTCTTAAAGCATAAGTCCTGGTATGTGGAGTACCCGGTAGAGGACGCCCTGTTTTTGGACCGGCAGGCCTTTTTGGACGAGGCCGTGGATGTGTTCAGACGTATCAAGCCCTTTAACGCCTTTATCAACCGTGCCCTGGAGGGCTTGGAAATGCCTGAAAAAAGATCGAAATAA
- a CDS encoding PocR ligand-binding domain-containing protein: MKNGVAGAGQSGTSTRAHLLQLVDKNLLVEILDAFTNVTGLTANIVDTGGRSIFTKADAQINCSFCQLIWKLEKQKGIQRCKGAYARAGKQAALFNEPYIFRCPGGLVEWAAPIIVDGEHLGSVICGQVLMWEPEEFFWIELEEMNRVLTDDFEPLFKAAKELQVVSGEKVQSAASLLSVMANYIVNAAWQSMQRKKELQLQQTLLNDEIATRKSLEEKLNSQSLNYYIEKEKSLIGKIKLGDLDECRKIFKVMLADIFAEAGQDNLAVVRARVFELAVVVSRASVEAGVNSEMPIAINAAFMQELGTCYSTEDINTAALKVLERYFEALQTNSKSKNRSAIEGIKGFIRNHYNRNLTLEEIADSVYLSPYYVSRIFKESQSMTVMDYVTRVKLEEAKKMLGNPRYKIDEIAVRLGYSDASYFSKVFKKNEGMTPTQFRQSR, from the coding sequence ATGAAAAACGGCGTTGCAGGGGCGGGCCAGAGCGGAACGTCCACACGGGCGCACCTTTTGCAGCTCGTGGATAAAAATCTGCTGGTCGAGATTCTGGATGCCTTTACCAATGTGACGGGCCTGACCGCCAACATTGTGGACACCGGAGGGCGCTCGATTTTCACAAAGGCGGACGCCCAGATCAACTGCAGCTTCTGCCAGCTGATCTGGAAGCTTGAAAAGCAGAAGGGCATCCAGCGCTGCAAGGGCGCCTACGCCCGGGCGGGCAAGCAGGCGGCCCTGTTTAACGAGCCCTATATTTTCCGCTGCCCCGGCGGCCTGGTGGAATGGGCGGCGCCCATCATCGTGGACGGCGAGCATCTGGGCAGCGTGATCTGCGGGCAGGTGCTCATGTGGGAGCCCGAGGAATTTTTCTGGATCGAGCTGGAGGAGATGAACCGGGTGCTCACCGACGACTTTGAGCCCTTGTTTAAAGCGGCCAAGGAGCTGCAGGTGGTGTCGGGTGAAAAGGTGCAGAGCGCAGCGTCTTTGCTGTCCGTCATGGCTAACTACATTGTGAACGCGGCCTGGCAGAGCATGCAGCGCAAAAAAGAGCTTCAGCTGCAGCAGACGCTCCTGAACGATGAGATCGCCACCCGCAAAAGCCTGGAGGAAAAGCTGAACAGCCAGAGCCTGAACTATTACATCGAAAAGGAAAAAAGCCTGATCGGCAAGATCAAGCTGGGCGATCTGGACGAATGCCGCAAAATTTTCAAGGTCATGCTGGCCGACATCTTTGCTGAAGCCGGGCAGGATAACCTGGCTGTGGTGCGGGCGCGGGTCTTTGAGCTGGCGGTGGTGGTTTCCCGGGCGTCGGTGGAGGCTGGCGTCAATTCGGAGATGCCCATTGCCATCAACGCGGCCTTTATGCAGGAGCTTGGCACCTGCTACTCGACCGAGGACATCAACACCGCGGCGCTGAAGGTGCTGGAACGCTATTTTGAGGCGCTTCAGACCAACAGCAAGTCTAAAAACCGCTCGGCCATCGAGGGCATCAAGGGCTTTATCCGCAACCATTACAACCGCAACCTCACCCTTGAGGAAATCGCGGATTCGGTTTATCTGAGCCCCTACTATGTCAGCCGTATTTTTAAGGAGAGCCAGAGCATGACCGTCATGGACTATGTGACCCGGGTCAAGCTGGAGGAGGCCAAAAAGATGCTGGGCAACCCGCGGTATAAAATCGACGAGATCGCCGTGCGGCTGGGCTACAGCGACGCGAGTTATTTTTCAAAGGTGTTTAAGAAAAACGAGGGCATGACGCCAACACAGTTCAGGCAGAGCCGGTAG